The genomic region CATAATGTAAACGAATCGCTTACTTCAATGTGATATGAACTCATTTTTTTGAGCGACGGAGCTTTTACTTCTGCCTCGGGCATCGGATTTGATAAAAATTTAAGCAGATAACAGAGCCTTTGGCACCAACACTTCTCACCATCAATGCGGGAACAACCGTATTAATGGATTTCTCCTCAAGGAGAGACTTTCCGGGGTGGTGGAGCCTCCATTAGTCATTTAGGTTTAGAACCTTCAATTCAACCACGGATAGTCATCCCTTGAGGGAGGTACCGCGTTTTGACCTGTCAAAACGAGCGAGCAGGTTTTTATTTTGAGTACCGTAATATTTAGCGCCTGGCAGGGTGTTCGTATAAAGGGCAAAACCGCCTAAAAAATTAAATTGGCGAACTTCCCCTATTTTTAAGTACATTATTTGTCCTTTCTCCGCGTGGGTCGGGGAAAAACCATTTCTACCTGGGGAGGTAAAATGACTAACATTGACACCATTGTTGCGGACGGCAACGAAATTTTTAGATATGGACTGAGCTCCATTTTGCGCGATCACGGTGCATTTAACATTTGCAGCGAGGTTGACAATGGTGCACTTGTACTTACCGCCTTTGAAAGCGTGAAGCCACAATTGTGTATTCTTTCATTTTCAATGCCGGAAATGGAAGGGATTATCATCGCCAAAAAAATTATTGAAAAAAACTCTGATGCTAATATCCTCCTCCTGGCCGAAGATACTGATCAAAAAACCCTGGATGAATTCTTGGATTCCGGGGCCTTTGGGTTGATCCACAAATCTGCTCATCACCTTGAACTTATTGACGCGGCTCAAAAAGTGGCAAAAGGTGAACGCTTCCTCGGTAAGCAATTTTCAAAAATGATGACCAAAGAGTATATCCGGCTGGCCCGCAAAAAGAAACGGCCCGATCCCATTAAATCTGTCACCAAAAGAGAACGTGAGATATTGGGTTTGCTTACTGAAGGGCTTACCAGCACCGAAATTGCTTCCAAGCTGTATATTAGTCCCCGTACCGTTGAGAAGCACCGAACCAATTTGTTGAAAAAGCTGGACCTAAAAAATACGGCTGCTTTAGTTCGATTTGCCATGGAAAACGAACAGGCACTATTATAAGTAAAGTGCCAAGCCCTAAATTCCAATTTCTTGATACTTGGAATTTGGGGCTTGGTACTTGGAATTTATGTGTACTACGTATTTTCACGTACAAAAATTACGTATATCTCTCCATTGACGAGCAGCGGCTTTAAATGTATGTTTTAAGTGCAAATGGGGTAATAGCCGTCTGTAGATGATATTAGCCACCGCTCATTGAGTTGAGGGTGGCTTTTTCTATGACATTACCTGCCTACAAATCACAGAAACTATCAAGACTTCCCTTCCGTCAGCTGCTTTAATTTAGCTGCCCGCAGTTCGTTGTACATGTTTTGTTCTTCTACCATTCTTGACAAGGCAAACAAGTCGTATAGCGCCCCCAGTCCCATCACTCCTCCCGATAACAGCCAACCGATACCGGTGCCCGTTCTTCCGAGATAAAACCGGTGTAATCCCAATATCCCAAAAAACCCTACAAACCAGAACAAATAAGCTTTGCCTTTAGACTTGATCTCATATGAATTTGAAACCGAATCATTTTGTGTCAGAAGCTTCATCTTTTTGTTTCCCCCAACCTGCCCGATAAAATCTTTGTAACTGAAAAGTATTCTTTTGGCCAGCTTCTTCATCCGGACGGATTCTGCTTTTTCAATTTCCAATTCCCCTTCCACCACTTCATATTCAAATACAAACTCATCCACAAGTTTATCCATCTGTATTTTTCCCTCAAGATAAGCTTCTACCTTCCGCGACAGGTTCCTGAGTGAATCATAAATGGAAATTGACAGGTTGGTTTCGGTATAACCCTTCTCTTCTTTCAGCTCAGAAATTACTTCCTCATACTTTTGAAAAGCCTTATCCAGTGCCTTCTCGGCAACCAGGGCCATTTCATATTTTTCTGCCTTTCTCATTTCAAGCTTTTAAATTATTGGTGTGGAATTTAAATATTTCGGTAAAACCTATTCTAAAATAATCTATTACAAATACAAAAAAAGCCCGACTTGTTTCCAAGCCGAGCTTTAAACCTTTTGTTGTACCGTGGGACGGAATTGAACCGTCGACCTCACGATTATGAGTCGTGCGCTCTAACCATCTGAGCTACCACGGCGTGGTTAATTCTCAAATTCCAAGTAACAAATTCCAATTATATTGTTATTCGTTTTTTTGAGGGCATCAAATATACGGCATTATATAACAAAGGGTAAAACATTTTTTCGCCACCGCCCTTAATCTGTACGCTAAGTTTCTTAACTTCCGTCTTTAAGTAAAAAAATCATACCCAAAAGGTTCATGGCACAAAAAATAACGACACAGGAAAAAGATTATTCACAATGGTATCTGGATGTAATCAGAGAGGCTAAGTTAGCGGAGCATTCTCCGGTGCGCGGAAGTATGGTCATTCGCCCGAACGGGATGGCTCTCTGGGAAAACATGCGTAATGCCCTTGACACCATGTTCAAGGATACCGGTCATGAAAATGCCTATTTCCCGCTGTTTATTCCAAAATCTTTTCTTTCAAAGGAAGCACAGCATGTGGAAGGATTTGCCAAAGAATGTGCGGTGGTTACCCACAGCCGGCTCAAAAGCGTAGACGGCGGGGTGGAAGTAGACCCCGAATCCAAGCTGGAAGAAGAGCTGATTGTACGCCCTACTTCAGAAACGATTATCTGGGATACTTACCGCGGATGGATTCAGTCGTATCGCGACCTGCCTATTTTGGTGAACCAGTGGGCAAATGTAGTGAGGTGGGAAATGAGAACCCGTCTGTTTCTCAGAACTATGGAATTTCTATGGCAAGAAGGCCATACCGCTCATGCCACCAAAGAGGAAGCTGAAGAAGAAACCCTCCAAATGCTGGAAGTATATCGCACTTTTGCCGAAGACTATATGGCTATGCCGGTCATAAAAGGCGTAAAAACCGCCAGTGAGCGGTTTGCAGGAGCTGTGGACACCTATTGTATAGAAGCATTGATGCAGGACGGAAAGGCCCTGCAAGCCGGAACTTCTCACTTCCTTGGACAGAATTTCGCCAAGGCTTTCGATGTAAAATTTCAGGATAAAGACGGAGAACACAAACTTGTATGGGCCACAAGCTGGGGGGTTTCCACCCGCCTCATCGGAGGATTAATTATGACACATTCTGATAATCAGGGCCTGGTGCTCCCTCCAAAACTCGCTCCAAAACAAGTGGTTGTGGTGCCTATTTACCGAAGTGACGAGCAGCGCAAAGCCGTACTCGAATATGCGGATAGTATTTATGATGAATTGAAAGCGTTGGGTGTTCGTATTAAGGTAGATGACCGCGATAATTACAATCCGGGCTACAAGTTTGCAGAACATGAAGCAGCCGGAATCCCTTTGCGAATTGCTGTTGGCCCTCGTGACCTGGAAAACAACAATGTGGAATTGGCCCGGCGTGATACAAAAGAAAAGAATATCGAAAGCCGCGACGGACTCGGGGATCGAGTAAAAAAATTGCTTGATGACATCCAGGTTGAACTTTTTGATAAAGCTAAAAAACGCCGTGAAGAAAATACTTCTGAAGTGGAGTCGTACGAGGAGTTTCAAAAAGTTCTTAAAGAAAAAGGCGGTTTTATTTGGGCCCATTGGGATGGAACGCCTGAGACCGAAGAAAAAATTAAACAGGAAACCAAAGCCACCATCCGTTTAATTCCTTTGGAAAAAGGAGAAGCAGGGGAATGTATGGTCACGGGTAAACCCTCAAAACAAAAAGTTCTGTTTGCGATTTCTTATTGATTAACCGCCAAATTTTGATTGCTTAACGGTTAAAAAATGAAAGTACATGCCAAAAATCCCACATTCATATTATTTATGCTCGGCTGAACAATCCCGGTTCATGGATGAAAAAACCATTTCCGAATTCGGGATTGATGGCTTCACACTGATGGAAATAGCGGGTACACGTGCTGCAGATTTTATTCAGTCTGAAATTCTGGCCGGCTCTCACGGAATCTTTTTCTGCGGGAAAGGAAATAATGCAGGAGATGCCCTGGTTATTGCACGGCTCCTCTCCCAGCAAGACTATAGGATCACGGTTTGTTTTTTAGCAGGCACGGAAGATTTAAGCCCCGATACTCAAAAAAACCTGGAACTCCTGAAAAAATTGGATGCAGGAATCAACATCCTCAATTGGAATGATTTTACTCCAGCCGACTTTGATTTTATAGTAGATGGAATGCTTGGAACCGGGTTAAACTCTGAGGTTCGGGTACCCTTCTCAGATGCCATAGAGTGGATTAATAAACAAGAAACGCCTGTTTTCGCCCTGGATGTCCCTACCGGGCTTCATGCCGATTCCGGGCGGATTTTAGGTGTAGCAGTTCGAGCCGATTTCACTTTGAGCTTTGGTGCCCTCAAAACCGGTTTTTATTTAAACATGGGATATGATTGCACCGGCGAGGTTATTTTGTGCGAACTTTCATTTCCCAACAAGTACAAAAACCCAACAGCTTACCTTATCGACCAAAGCTGGGTTGAAGCGAATACCCCCTCACCCCGAAAAAACAAACACAAGTATGACGGCGGGGTACTTTACGTGATAGCAGGTTCGGAAGGCTTAACAGGAGCTGGAATTCTGGCTGCTAAAAGTGGATGGGCAACAGGCTTAGGGGCAGTAGTTTTAATCACCCCAAAAGGGCTTCTGGAAATCTATGAAAAACAACTGGTACAGATCATAAAAAAACCGGTGGGTGATAAAGAAGATCTGTTTTTTAAGAAATCCCATCTCAAAAAAACCTTAGAAATACTAAGAGAGAAACCGGGAAAGTTACTTATTGGCCCCGGACTAGGCAGGCAGAAGGAAACCATTCGGTTCGTACAAAATATTCTTCAAGAGTTTAAAGGAGATGCGGTTATTGATGCCGATGCTTTATTTGCACTGTCTAAAATGGATGGTTGGGAAAAACCAAAATCAGCAAACTGGATTTTAACCCCTCACCCCGGAGAGTTCGAAAGTTTACTCCATGAAAAGTTAAGTGATGGTTTTAACCGATTAAAATTGAGTGCTGAGAAAGCAAAAGAACATAAAATCACTCTTTTATCTAAAGGAATGCCAACAATGGTTGGAACAGAATCAGGCGATATCTATTTAACCGGTTACGATACCCAAATTTTTTCCAGAGCCGGTTTTGGAGATGTATTGGCGGGTAAAGTCGGCGCATTTTGGTTAACATATTCAACTGCAGAATCGGCTTGTTTTCATGCATTATTAGACGGCTTAGAAAAATCTCAACAATATTTTGCCCAAGAATCCGGTTCTTTAGAACCCATTGATATCATCTGAATGACGAAATACTTCAATATCCTTACTCGCTCTATAAAACTTTATCTCACGCTTTTAATCATCTCTACCGGGGTAATTATTTATGGAACTCTTTTTCCGGTGGACTATAAAATATCCTCTTCACTGGCCGGGTTAGACAAAGTGGTGCACTTTATTATGTTCGGAGCATGGGCTTTCTTTTATGGTATTATTCGTTTTTTGAAAGATAAATTCACACTCTATCCTGTTTTTTTGGTGGGCGGGGCGTTTGGCCTTACCATTGAATTTCTTCAGTACCTGCTTCCTACGGGACGCAGCCCCGAGTTTATGGACTTC from Gracilimonas sp. harbors:
- a CDS encoding response regulator transcription factor, whose amino-acid sequence is MSFLRVGRGKTISTWGGKMTNIDTIVADGNEIFRYGLSSILRDHGAFNICSEVDNGALVLTAFESVKPQLCILSFSMPEMEGIIIAKKIIEKNSDANILLLAEDTDQKTLDEFLDSGAFGLIHKSAHHLELIDAAQKVAKGERFLGKQFSKMMTKEYIRLARKKKRPDPIKSVTKREREILGLLTEGLTSTEIASKLYISPRTVEKHRTNLLKKLDLKNTAALVRFAMENEQALL
- a CDS encoding TM2 domain-containing protein, which gives rise to MRKAEKYEMALVAEKALDKAFQKYEEVISELKEEKGYTETNLSISIYDSLRNLSRKVEAYLEGKIQMDKLVDEFVFEYEVVEGELEIEKAESVRMKKLAKRILFSYKDFIGQVGGNKKMKLLTQNDSVSNSYEIKSKGKAYLFWFVGFFGILGLHRFYLGRTGTGIGWLLSGGVMGLGALYDLFALSRMVEEQNMYNELRAAKLKQLTEGKS
- the proS gene encoding proline--tRNA ligase; amino-acid sequence: MAQKITTQEKDYSQWYLDVIREAKLAEHSPVRGSMVIRPNGMALWENMRNALDTMFKDTGHENAYFPLFIPKSFLSKEAQHVEGFAKECAVVTHSRLKSVDGGVEVDPESKLEEELIVRPTSETIIWDTYRGWIQSYRDLPILVNQWANVVRWEMRTRLFLRTMEFLWQEGHTAHATKEEAEEETLQMLEVYRTFAEDYMAMPVIKGVKTASERFAGAVDTYCIEALMQDGKALQAGTSHFLGQNFAKAFDVKFQDKDGEHKLVWATSWGVSTRLIGGLIMTHSDNQGLVLPPKLAPKQVVVVPIYRSDEQRKAVLEYADSIYDELKALGVRIKVDDRDNYNPGYKFAEHEAAGIPLRIAVGPRDLENNNVELARRDTKEKNIESRDGLGDRVKKLLDDIQVELFDKAKKRREENTSEVESYEEFQKVLKEKGGFIWAHWDGTPETEEKIKQETKATIRLIPLEKGEAGECMVTGKPSKQKVLFAISY
- a CDS encoding NAD(P)H-hydrate epimerase, encoding MPKIPHSYYLCSAEQSRFMDEKTISEFGIDGFTLMEIAGTRAADFIQSEILAGSHGIFFCGKGNNAGDALVIARLLSQQDYRITVCFLAGTEDLSPDTQKNLELLKKLDAGINILNWNDFTPADFDFIVDGMLGTGLNSEVRVPFSDAIEWINKQETPVFALDVPTGLHADSGRILGVAVRADFTLSFGALKTGFYLNMGYDCTGEVILCELSFPNKYKNPTAYLIDQSWVEANTPSPRKNKHKYDGGVLYVIAGSEGLTGAGILAAKSGWATGLGAVVLITPKGLLEIYEKQLVQIIKKPVGDKEDLFFKKSHLKKTLEILREKPGKLLIGPGLGRQKETIRFVQNILQEFKGDAVIDADALFALSKMDGWEKPKSANWILTPHPGEFESLLHEKLSDGFNRLKLSAEKAKEHKITLLSKGMPTMVGTESGDIYLTGYDTQIFSRAGFGDVLAGKVGAFWLTYSTAESACFHALLDGLEKSQQYFAQESGSLEPIDII
- a CDS encoding VanZ family protein, with amino-acid sequence MTKYFNILTRSIKLYLTLLIISTGVIIYGTLFPVDYKISSSLAGLDKVVHFIMFGAWAFFYGIIRFLKDKFTLYPVFLVGGAFGLTIEFLQYLLPTGRSPEFMDFIADISGTGMAILFLFILTKKVPEFNPDTAS